DNA sequence from the Staphylococcus epidermidis genome:
TTGGGTGTCTCGTGCCCGAGGGAAAAGAAAGCGTAGATATCATTGTTAATCTGCTACAAAATGCAGAATTAAAAGGTGTAAAAAGTGAACATTTACATCAATCAATTTGGAAGAAAATATGTGTTAATGGAACAGCTAATTCATTATGTACTATACTTGAATGTAATTTGGCAGCACTGAATAATAGTGATGACGCTAAAAATTTGATATATAAAATTACACAAGAAATTGTTCATGTTGCAACAGTTGATGATGTTCATCTTAATGTTGATGAGATTTTTGATTACTTAATTGCTTTAAATGATAAAGTAGGCCCACACTATCCTTCTATGTACCAAGACTTAATTAAAGATAATCGAACAACTGAAATAGATTATATTAATGGAGCAGTTAGTAAATTAGGGAAAGAGAATCATATTGCTACACCTGTAAATGATTTTGTAACAAATCTTGTACATGCTAAAGAAAATCAACGTGGTGCACAATGATAAAATAATATGAATCGTTTGAGTTATAAGCTCTTTTTAAATTATTAACATGGCATATTTAATAGTGGAGAACGAAAAGCACGCTATAAACAATTTTGCAAGATTGTTTATAGCGTGCTTTTTTATGACTCTTCGGTTAATAACTCACTATTGTCTTTATTTTGCTCTAATTTTTGTTTGAGTTTTTTAGCTTCATGTAGTGCCACTTTCTTATAATGAGAGTGAGCAAAATGCATTTGCACTATTAGAAAAGCAGCGCTTATACTCCAATATAAGCCCAAAGCTGCAGCAGAATGTAGAGACGCATATGTTATGAATATCGGTGAAAATACCATCATAAAGTAATATGTTTTTCTTTGATCTTTTGGATAATGGATTGAGTTTACAAGTGGCTGAACAAAATACATGATTGCTGCGATTATTGTCATAATCAAATCAGGTTGCGTTAAATCAAACCATAAGAAATGTGGGTATTCAGTAATTCCGTGACTCGAAGGGTACTTCAAACTCATATAAAGCCCCATTAATATAGGCATTTGTATAAGAACAGGAAGACACCCTAACATATTTTTTAATGGATTAATTCCATACGATTGATACTTTTTCATAAGCAATTGATTGGCTGCATTACGTTCTTCTTGTGATGTTGCGTGTTTCATTTTATCTCTTATAGCATCCAATTCTGGTTGGACGACTTTTGTTTTTTCGCGCATCATATGCATATTCTTAACTTGTATTAACATGAAAGGTAATAGGATGAAACGAACTATGAGTACAATAGAAATAATAGCAAAGCCATAGTTATCCTGAAAGACTCTGCCAAGAAAATGAAGAAATCCATCCATAGATTTTACAAAAACGTTATAAAATATACCAGTTTGGTTCTCTTCTTTAGAATAATCGCATCCAGCTAGTAAAATGATAAAACCTAATAAAGTGATGAAAAGTCGTTTATGCATAGTGATACTTCCTTTTTGTTAATAATTCTATTAATTTTATGATAAATGATGTTCAAGTTCATCAAAATAGTATAATATTGCATGATTCAAAAATAACAAAGTCATTCTTAGGTGTGTATCGCATGTCTTAAATGTGGCTTTTTAATGCTTAGGTGTTATTTTAATGTTTTTTCCTTTCATCAGAACGGTAAGTTATACTTATTAAAGATAACCAAACCAGTAACATGGTTATGGCTAGATAGACACTTACAACTAAATATTTCGAATGTAAAGGTAACCATGATAAAACAAACCCCCAAGTTGCATCTCCTAATATTATCAAGGGAAGTAGATAAAAAAGAATATTCATTGCTACAAATCCCAACAAAATGATGCTGAACATGATTGAAGTTCGTAAACATTTACGGATGAAGATGTGGCCTTCACGTAATTTTAAGGTTTTACTAAAAACTAAGATACTAAATATGACCATGAATATATCGGCCAATGTGGAAATGATAAGTTGCATATT
Encoded proteins:
- a CDS encoding 2-dehydropantoate 2-reductase, which codes for MKIAIAGSGALGSGFGAKLFQHGYDVTLIDNWEPQVTTIQQDGLHIDINGEAHHFRLPMYRLTEIPKATSYDIVFLFPKSMQLEEVLSHIQPHLHDNTIVVCTMNGLKHERLIQQYVSIDRIVRGVTTWTAGIDQPGHTHLMGQGPVEIGCLVPEGKESVDIIVNLLQNAELKGVKSEHLHQSIWKKICVNGTANSLCTILECNLAALNNSDDAKNLIYKITQEIVHVATVDDVHLNVDEIFDYLIALNDKVGPHYPSMYQDLIKDNRTTEIDYINGAVSKLGKENHIATPVNDFVTNLVHAKENQRGAQ
- the yidC gene encoding membrane protein insertase YidC yields the protein MHKRLFITLLGFIILLAGCDYSKEENQTGIFYNVFVKSMDGFLHFLGRVFQDNYGFAIISIVLIVRFILLPFMLIQVKNMHMMREKTKVVQPELDAIRDKMKHATSQEERNAANQLLMKKYQSYGINPLKNMLGCLPVLIQMPILMGLYMSLKYPSSHGITEYPHFLWFDLTQPDLIMTIIAAIMYFVQPLVNSIHYPKDQRKTYYFMMVFSPIFITYASLHSAAALGLYWSISAAFLIVQMHFAHSHYKKVALHEAKKLKQKLEQNKDNSELLTEES